From a region of the Brachionichthys hirsutus isolate HB-005 chromosome 9, CSIRO-AGI_Bhir_v1, whole genome shotgun sequence genome:
- the zar1 gene encoding zygote arrest protein 1 has protein sequence MATYCDEPADSYYYSSYNPYAGRYPRPRAAGWKYKSCFSHCRDASDAFSNQQRARLKSILSQINPKLTPRLRKANTKDVAVQVNPRRDASVQCAIGPRTLLGAKRDSWRRAKQEPATPGSPKATGAVRYPRTLAVYSPIAYRSVTSFLVDENNNNNNNEEAPRGEAQAGAPPGDPPGESSGEKSEDNQTGEEGESNKSQTGEEGESNKTQRRRTKSRQKSGDAQPATGGLDGKARTRFQFLEQKYGYYHCRGCNLRWESAYVWCVQGTNKVYFKQFCRKCQKDFNPYRVEDITCHTCNKARCTCEITQRHVDPKRPHRQDLCGRCKGKPLSCESTFSFKYIV, from the exons ATGGCGACGTACTGTGACGAGCCAGCCGACAGCTACTACTACTCATCCTACAACCCGTACGCGGGCAGGTACCCCAGGCCGAGGGCCGCGGGGTggaaatacaaaagctgcttcTCGCACTGCCGGGACGCGTCGGACGCGTTCAGCAACCAGCAGCGCGCCCGGCTCAAGTCCATCCTGTCCCAGATCAACCCGAAGCTCACCCCGAGGCTCCGGAAGGCCAACACCAAAGACGTGGCGGTGCAGGTGAACCCGAGGAGAGACGCGTCGGTGCAGTGCGCCAtcggcccgcggaccctcctgGGCGCGAAGCGGGACTCGTGGCGCAGAGCGAAGCAGGAGCCCGCGACGCCCGGCAGCCCCAAGGCGACGGGCGCCGTGCGTTACCCGCGCACGCTCGCCGTGTATTCACCCATCGCCTACAGAAGTGTTACCTCCTTCCTGGTGgatgagaacaacaacaacaacaacaacgaggaAGCCCCCCGCGGAGAGGCGCAGGCTGGAGCCCCACCCGGGGACCCCCCGGGGGAAAGCAGCGGGGAGAAGAGCGAGGATAACCAgactggagaggaaggagagtcCAACAAGAGCCAgactggagaggaaggagagtcCAACAAGACCCAGCGCAGAAGGACCAAGTCCAGACAGAAGAGCGGGGACGCGCAGCCGGCCACAGGCGGCTTAGACGGCAAGGCGCGCACGCGGTTCCAG TTCCTGGAGCAGAAGTACGGATATTATCACTGCAGAGGATGCAATCTACGATGGGAGAGCGCTTATGTCTGGTGTGTTCAGGGCACTAATAAG GTGTATTTCAAACAGTTCTGCAGAAAATGCCAGAAAGACTTCAACCCATACCGCGTGGAGGACATCACATGTCAC ACGTGCAACAAGGCGCGTTGTACCTGTGAGATAACTCAACGCCACGTCGACCCCAAGCGGCCCCACCGACAGGATTTGTGCGGCAGATGCAAAGGCAAGCCGCTCTCCTGCGAGAGCACGTTCAGCTTCAAGTACATCGTGTAA
- the slc10a4 gene encoding sodium/bile acid cotransporter 4 — protein MPAFWDSPLNHGINVFVGLVLCVTMLGLGCTVDVGQLGGHVRRPVGVLLALICQFVIMPLVAFLLALSFSLDDVAAMAVLLCGCCPGGNLSNILSLLAHGEMNLSVIMTISSTLLALVLMPLCLWIYSRAWINTPVVNLMPFGAITLTLCSTLIPIGLGVVLRHRHTRVADVVLKASLWSLLVTLVLLFILTGAMLGPELLSTIPPSVYAVALLMPLCGYAAGYGLAVLFHLPPNSRRAVSLETGCQNVQLCTAILKLAFPPQLMGGMYMFPLLYALFQVAEAGIFIVAYRTYRKKVLHKPDPSGDGEDVTYERFHDEDFDSSYGTVTASDPNTVTLDPCPPDPTPV, from the exons ATGCCCGCGTTTTGGGATTCCCCGCTCAATCACGGAATCAACGTGTTCGTGGGACTCGTTCTCTGCGTCACCATGCTGGGGCTGGGCTGCACGGTGGACGTCGGTCAGCTCGGAGGCCACGTCCGCAGACCCGTCGGGGTGCTGCTGGCACTGATCTGTCAGTTCGTCATCATGCCCTTGGTGGCGTTTCTGCTGGCGCTCAGCTTCTCTCTGGACGATGTGGCAGCGATGGCCGTTCTCCTGTGCGGCTGCTGCCCGGGAGGAAATCTGTCCAATATCTTGTCTCTGCTGGCGCACGGAGAAATGAATTTAAG cgTCATCATGACCATTTCATCCACCCTCCTGGCGCTGGTGCTGATGCCGCTGTGTCTGTGGATCTACAGCCGGGCCTGGATCAACACCCCCGTGGTGAACCTCATGCCCTTCGGGGCCATCACCCTGACCCTGTGCAGCACTCTCATCCCCATCGGCTTAGGAGTTGTGTTGAGGCACCGCCACACACGCGTGGCCGACGTCGTCTTAAAG GCATCTCTGTGGTCTCTGCTGGTCACGCTTGTGCTGCTCTTCATCCTAACCGGAGCCATGCTGGGGCCGGAGCTGCTGTCCACCATCCCGCCCTCCGTCTACGCGGTGGCTCTCCTGATGCCTCTGTGCGGCTACGCCGCCGGATACGGCCTGGCCGTCCTCTTTCACCTGCCGCCCAACAGCCGCAGGGCCGTCTCTCTGGAGACCGGCTGTCAGAACGTACAGCTGTGCACCGCCATCCTGAAGCTGGCCTTCCCCCCTCAGCTGATGGGGGGGATGTACATGTTCCCTCTGCTCTACGCCCTGTTCCAAGTGGCCGAGGCTGGGATTTTCATCGTGGCCTACAGGACGTACAGGAAGAAGGTCCTGCACAAGCCAGACCCCTCGGGGGACGGTGAGGACGTCACGTACGAGAGGTTCCACGACGAGGACTTTGACTCCTCTTATGGAACTGTGACAGCGAGTGACCCGAACACCGTCACGCTGGACCCCTGCCCTCCTGACCCAACACCGGTTTAA